From the genome of Canis lupus baileyi chromosome 32, mCanLup2.hap1, whole genome shotgun sequence, one region includes:
- the CSPG4 gene encoding chondroitin sulfate proteoglycan 4, with protein MRGQPPAPPGPALPLALALALWAGAASAASFFGENHLQVPVTTALSNIDLRLQFSTSQPEALLLLAAGQADHLLLQLHSGYLQVRLTLGQEELRLQTPAETPLSDSAVHSVELTVSDSEASLSVDGLLNASAPVLGAPLEVPYGIFLGGTGSLSLSYLMGASRPLRGCLHAATVNGRNLLRPLTPDVHEGCAEEFSADDSVALGFSGPHSLAAFPAWNTREEGTLAFILTTRSRQAPLAFQAGGRHGDFIYVDIFEGHLRAVVEKGQGTVLLHNSVPVADGLPHEVSVHVDAHQLEISVDQYPTRTSNRGILSYLEPRGSLLLGGLDTEASRHLQEHRLGLASGAVNVSLLGCMEDLSINGQRQGLREASLTRSMVAGCSLEEDEYEEDTYGTYEALSTLAPEAWSAVELPEPCVPEPGLPPVFANFTQLLTVSPLVVAEGGTAWLEWRHLQPTLDLSEAELRKSQVLFSVSRGARHGELELDVPGAQARKMFTLLDVVNRKARFVHDGSEETSDQLMLEVSVTARGPVPSCLRRGQTYILPIQINPVNDPPQIIFPHGSLMVILEHTQKPLGPEVFQAYDPDSACEGLTFQLLGTAPGLPVERQEQPGEPATEFSCRELEAGGLVYVHRSGPAQDLTFRVSDGLQASAPATLQVVAVRPSIRVRHNTGLRLAQGSAAPVLPANLSVETNAVGQDVSVLFRVAAALRFGELQKQGAGGAEGAEWRPVQAFQQRDVEQGRVRYLSTDPQHRTEDAVERVALEVQVGQETLSNLSFLVTIQRATVRLLRLEPLRTHTTRQEALTGAHLEAALEEGAGPSPTTFHYELVQAPRKGNLRLQGARLSEGQGFTQDDLQAGRVTYGATARTSETVEDAFRFRVTAPPHFSPLYTFPIHIGGDPDAPVLTNVLLSVPEGGEGVLSAEHLFVKSLNSASYLYEVMERPRHGRLVWRGAQDEATAVTSFTNEDLLQGRLVYQHDNSETTEDDIPFVATRQSEGSGGLAWEEVRGVFRVAIQPVNDHAPVQTVSRVFHVARGGRRLLTTDDVAFSDADSGFADAQLVLTRKDLLFGSIVAADEPTRPIYRFSQEDLRKRRVLFVHSGADRGWIQLQVSDGRHQATALLEVQASEPYLRVANGSSLVVPQGGQGTIDTAVLRLDTNLDIRSGDEVRYRVTAGPHWGQLLRAGQPATAFSQQDLLDGAVLYSHNGSLSPQDTLAFSVEAGPVLTDATLQVTIALEGPLAPLHLVQNKKIYVFQGEAAEIRKDQLEAAQEAVPPAQIVFSVKTPPRAGYLVMLSRGASVAGPPSWDPVQSFSQEAVDAGRVLYLHSRPEAWSDSFSLDVGSGLGAPLEGVRVELEVLPATIPLEAQNFSVPEGGSRVLAPPLLQVAGPYFPALPGLELRVLEQPLHGALRREEAPQAGTLSAFSWKEVEQQQIRYVHDGSETLTDSFTLVANASELDRQSHPVAFTITVLPVNDQPPILTANTGLTMWEGATVPFPPEALRGADSDSGPEDLVYTIERPSNGQVVLRAAPGTEVHSFTQAQLDDGLVLFSHRGALDGGFRFSLSDGEHASPGHFFRVTAQKQLLLSLEGSRTLTVCPGSVQPLSSQSLRASSSAGTDPQHLLYRVVQGPRLGRLLRAQQGGTGEVLVNFTQAEVYAGDVVYEHKMPAEPFWEVHDALELRLSSPPAPDVAATLEVAVSFEAACPQRPSRLWRNEGLWVAEGQQADITSAALDASNLLARVPAALRARHDVLFQVTRFPARGRLLLAGRALHAGRAHFLQSELAAGLLAYAHGGGGAQPDGFGFRAQLQGPAGAGPGALPALPALPDEAFAVRVGAAASEPLRLPRGSRAPVSRAQLRVQLPGAAPADVQYEVRRAAPGGFLSLAGAGAGPVRRFSQADVDAGRLAFVANGSSVAGVLQLSAWAGASPRVPVALAVDVLPAAIEVQLRAPLEVPQALGRCALGPRQLRVVSDRAEPEAAYRVTRAPRFGQLLVAGRPAGAFSQRQVDRGDVEFAFTDLSSPRDRFAVLAHARGANATATVDVTVAALLRVGPRGPWPQGATLRLDPAVLDAAELANRTGGEPRFRLLAGPRLGRLVRVARAGPEPVEQFTQRDLEGGRLGLQLGRAPGPTGDSLTLELWAPGVPPAVASLDFHTEPYDAARPYGVALLSLPEEAGAPDSGAPATGQPGAPGPSPGPTAASGGFLGLLEANMFSIIIPVCLVLLLLALLLPLLFYLRKRNKTGKHDVQVLTAKPRNGLAGDTETFRKVEPGHAIPLTAVPGQGPPPGGQPDPELLQYCRTPNPALKNGQYWV; from the exons ATGCGGGGTcagccgcccgcgcccccgggccccgcgctGCCCCTGGCCTTGGCCTTGGCTCTGTGGGCCGGCGCCGCCTCCGCGG CCTCCTTCTTTGGGGAGAACCACCTGCAGGTGCCGGTGACCACAGCTCTGAGCAACATAGACCTCCGGCTACAATTCTCCACGTCCCAGCCCGAAGCCCTGCTCCTCCTGGCAGCAGGCCAGGCTGACCACCTCCTCCTGCAGCTCCACTCCGGATACCTGCAG GTCAGACTCACCCTGGGCCAGGAGGAGCTGAGGCTGCAGACCCCAGCTGAGACTCCGCTGAGCGACTCCGCCGTCCACTCCGTGGAGCTGACTGTGTCAGACAGCGAGGCCTCGTTGTCCGTCGATGGGCTGCTGAACGCCTCAGCCCCCGTCCTGGGAGCTCCCCTGGAGGTCCCCTATGGGATCTTCCTGGGGGGCACTGGGAGCCTGAGCCTGTCCTACCTGATGGGAGCCAGCCGGCCCCTGAGGGGCTGCCTGCACGCCGCCACCGTCAACGGCCGCAACCTCCTCCGACCGCTGACCCCTGACGTGCACGAGGGCTGCGCTGAAGAGTTTTCTGCTGATGACAGCGTGGCTCTGGGCTTCTCTGGGCCCCACTCGCTGGCTGCCTTCCCTGCCTGGAACACTCGGGAGGAGGGCACCCTGGCGTTCATACTCACCACTCGGAGCCGACAGGCGCCCCTGGCTTTCCAGGCGGGCGGCCGGCACGGGGATTTCATCTACGTGGACATATTTGAGGGCCACCTGCGGGCTGTGGTGGAGAAGGGCCAGGGCACCGTGTTGCTCCACAACAGCGTGCCCGTGGCTGACGGGCTACCCCATGAGGTCAGTGTCCACGTGGATGCTCACCAGCTGGAAATCTCCGTGGACCAGTACCCCACACGGACTTCCAACCGTGGGATCCTCAGCTACCTGGAACCCCGCGGCAGTCTCCTCCTGGGGGGGCTGGACACAGAGGCCTCCCGCCACCTCCAGGAACACCGCCTGGGCCTGGCCTCGGGGGCCGTCAACGTCTCCCTCCTGGGCTGCATGGAGGATCTCAGCATCAACGGCCAGAGGCAGGGGCTCCGGGAAGCCTCGCTGACTCGCAGCATGGTGGCCGGCTGCAGCCTGGAGGAAGACGAGTACGAGGAGGACACCTACGGCACCTATGAAGCTCTCTCCACCCTGGCACCGGAGGCCTGGTCCGCCGTGGAGCTGCCCGAGCCCTGCGTGCCCGAACCGGGGCTGCCTCCCGTCTTTGCCAACTTCACCCAACTGCTGACTGTCAGCCCGCTGGTGGTGGCCGAGGGGGGCACAGCCTGGCTTGAGTGGCGGCACCTGCAGCCCACGCTGGACCTGAGCGAGGCCGAGCTGCGTAAATCCCAGGTGCTGTTCAGCGTGAGCCGTGGGGCCCGCCACGGGGAGCTCGAGCTGGACGTCCCGGGAGCCCAGGCACGGAAAATGTTCACCCTCCTGGACGTGGTGAACCGCAAGGCCCGCTTCGTCCACGATGGCTCGGAGGAGACCTCCGACCAGCTGATGCTGGAGGTGTCCGTGACCGCCAGGGGCCCTGTGCCCTCCTGCCTCCGGAGGGGCCAGACTTACATCCTGCCCATCCAGATAAACCCGGTCAACGACCCACCCCAAATCATCTTCCCCCACGGCAGCCTCATGGTGATCCTGGAACACACACAGAAGCCCCTGGGGCCCGAGGTCTTCCAGGCCTACGACCCAGACTCTGCCTGCGAGGGCCTCACCTTCCAGCTCCTTGGCACCGCCCCGGGCCTGCCGGTGGAGCGCCAGGAGCAGCCCGGGGAGCCAGCCACCGAGTTCTCCTGCCGGGAGCTGGAGGCGGGCGGCCTGGTCTACGTGCACCGGAGCGGGCCCGCCCAGGACCTGACGTTCCGCGTCAGCGACGGGCTGCAGGCCAGCGCTCCGGCCACGCTGCAGGTGGTGGCGGTCCGGCCCAGCATCCGGGTCCGCCACAACACGGGGCTGCGCCTGGCCCAGGGCTCCGCTGCCCCGGTGCTGCCCGCCAATCTGTCGGTGGAGACCAACGCGGTGGGGCAGGATGTGAGCGTGCTGTTCCGGGTCGCCGCGGCCCTGCGGTTCGGGGAGCTGCAGAagcagggcgcggggggcgccgAGGGCGCGGAGTGGCGCCCGGTGCAGGCCTTCCAGCAGCGGGACGTGGAGCAGGGCCGCGTGAGGTACCTGAGCACCGACCCGCAGCACCGCACGGAGGACGCCGTGGAGCGCGTGGCCCTGGAGGTTCAGGTGGGCCAGGAGACCCTGAGCAATCTGTCCTTCCTGGTGACGATCCAGAGAGCCACCGTGCGGCTGCTGCGGCTCGAGCCCCTGCGCACCCACACCACGCGGCAGGAGGCGCTCACCGGCGCGCACCTGGAGGCCGCTCTGGAGGAGGGGGCGGGCCCCAGCCCCACCACCTTCCACTACGAGCTGGTTCAGGCCCCCAGGAAGGGTAACCTCAGGCTGCAGGGCGCCCGGCTGTCCGAGGGGCAGGGCTTCACCCAGGATGACCTGCAGGCCGGCCGGGTGACCTACGGGGCCACGGCGCGCACCTCGGAGACCGTGGAGGACGCCTTCCGTTTCCGCGTCACGGCTCCGCCACATTTCTCCCCGCTCTACACCTTCCCCATCCACATCGGGGGTGACCCCGACGCCCCCGTCCTCACCAACGTCCTCCTCTCCGTGCCCGAGGGAGGCGAGGGCGTCCTCTCCGCGGAACACCTGTTCGTCAAGAGCCTCAACAGCGCCAGCTACCTCTATGAGGTCATGGAGCGGCCCCGCCACGGGCGGCTGGTCTGGAGGGGGGCGCAGGACGAGGCCACCGCGGTGACGTCCTTCACCAACGAGGACCTGCTGCAGGGCCGGCTGGTCTACCAGCATGACAACTCCGAGACCACGGAAGACGACATCCCCTTCGTGGCAACCCGCCAGAGTGAGGGCAGCGGCGGCCTGGCCTGGGAGGAGGTCCGGGGCGTCTTCCGCGTGGCCATCCAGCCCGTGAACGACCACGCTCCCGTGCAGACCGTCAGCCGCGTCTTCCACGTggcccggggcgggcggcggctgcTGACGACCGACGACGTGGCCTTCAGTGACGCCGACTCCGGCTTCGCCGACGCGCAGCTGGTGCTGACCCGCAAGGACCTTCTCTTCGGCAGCATCGTGGCCGCGGACGAGCCCACGCGGCCCATCTACCGCTTCTCCCAGGAGGACCTCCGGAAGAGGCGCGTCCTGTTCGTGCACTCCGGGGCCGACCGCGGCTGGATCCAGCTGCAGGTGTCCGACGGGCGGCACCAGGCCACCGCGCTGCTTGAAGTGCAGGCATCCGAGCCCTATCTCCGCGTGGCCAATGGCTCCAGCCTCGTGGTCCCTCAGGGGGGCCAGGGCACCATCGACACAGCCGTGCTCCGCCTGGACACCAACCTAGACATTCGCAGCGGGGATGAGGTCCGCTACCGTGTCACAGCCGGCCCGCACTGGGGGCAGCTGCTCCGGGCCGGCCAGCCGGCCACAGCCTTCTCCCAACAGGACCTGCTGGACGGGGCCGTCCTCTACAGCCACAACGGCAGCCTGAGCCCGCAGGACACCCTGGCCTTCTCCGTGGAGGCAGGGCCTGTGCTCACGGATGCCACCCTGCAGGTGACCATTGCCTTGGAGGGGCCATTGGCCCCACTGCATCTGGTCCAGAACAAGAAGATCTACGTCTTCCAGGGGGAGGCAGCTGAGATCAGAAAGGATCAGCTGGAG GCAGCGCAGGAGGCAGTGCCGCCCGCCCAAATTGTGTTCTCGGTGAAGACCCCGCCGCGGGCCGGCTACCTGGTGATGCTGTCCCGCGGCGCCTCCGTGGCCGGGCCGCCCAGCTGGGACCCCGTGCAGAGCTTCTCCCAGGAGGCGGTGGACGCCGGCAGGGTCCTGTACCTCCACTCCCGCCCCGAGGCCTGGAGTGACTCCTTCTCCCTAGACGTGGGCTCAGGCCTGGGTGCGCCCCTCGAGGGCGTCCGCGTGGAGCTGGAGGTGCTGCCCGCCACCATCCCACTGGAGGCACAGAACTTCAGCGTCCCCGAGGGCGGCAGCCGCGTGCTGGCCCCCCCGCTGCTCCAGGTCGCCGGGCCCTACTTCCCTGCACTGCCCGGCCTCGAACTGCGGGTCCTCGAGCAGCCCCTGCACGGGGCCCTGCGGAGAGAGGAGGCCCCTCAAGCGGGGACCCTCAGCGCTTTCTCCTGGAAAGAG GTAGAACAGCAGCAGATCCGCTATGTGCACGACGGGAGTGAGACGCTGACAGACAGCTTCACCCTAGTGGCTAACGCCTCCGAGCTGGACCGCCAGAGCCACCCTGTGGCCTTCACCATCACCGTCCTGCCCGTCAATGACCAACCGCCCATCCTCACCGCAAACACAGGCCTAACG ATGTGGGAGGGGGCCACCGTGCCCTTCCCTCCGGAGGCCCTGAGGGGTGCGGACAGCGACTCGGGCCCGGAGGACCTGGTCTACACCATCGAGCGGCCCAGCAACGGGCAGGTGGTGCTGCGGGCGGCGCCAGGCACCGAGGTGCACAGCTTCACGCAGGCCCAGCTGGACGACGGGCTCGTGCTGTTCTCACACAGAG GAGCCCTGGACGGAGGCTTCCGCTTCAGCCTGTCCGACGGCGAGCACGCTTCCCCCGGACACTTCTTCCGCGTGACGGCCCAGAAGCAGCTGCTCCTCTCCCTGGAGGGCAGCCGGACGCTGACCGTGTGCCCAG GGTCGGTCCAGCCGCTCAGCAGCCAGAGCCTGAGAGCCAGCTCCAGTGCCGGCACCGATCCGCAGCACCTGCTCTACCGGGTGGTGCAGGGCCCCCGGCTGGGCCGCCTGCTCCGCGCCCAGCAGGGCGGCACCGGGGAGGTCCTGGTGAACTTCACGCAAGCCGAG GTATACGCGGGGGATGTTGTGTATGAGCACAAGATGCCTGCTGAGCCCTTCTGGGAGGTCCACGACGCCCTGGAGCTCCGGCTgtcctcgccccccgcccccgacgtGGCCGCCACCCTGGAGGTGGCCGTGTCCTTCGAGGCCGCCTGCCCGCAGCGCCCCAGCCGCCTCTGGAGGAACGAGG GTCTCTGGGTGGCCGAGGGCCAGCAGGCGGACATCACCAGCGCCGCCCTGGACGCCTCCAACCTGCTGGCGCGCGTCCCCGCCGCGCTGCGCGCCCGGCACGACGTGCTGTTCCAGGTGACGCGGTTCCCGGCGCGGGGCCGGCTGCTGCTGGCGGGGCGGGCGCTGCACGCGGGCCGGGCGCACTTCCTGCAGTCGGAGCTGGCGGCGGGGCTCCTGGCCTACGCGcacggcggcgggggcgcgcagCCCGACGGCTTCGGCTTCCGCGCGCAGCTGCAGGGCCCCGCGGGCGCCGGGCCGGGcgcgctccccgcgctccccgcgctccccgACGAGGCCTTCGCCGTGCGCGTGGGGGCCGCGGCGTCCGAGCCGCTGCGCCTGCCCCGCGGCTCCCGCGCGCCCGTGTCCCGCGCGCAGCTCCGCGTGCAGCTCCCGGGCGCCGCGCCCGCCGACGTGCAGTACGAGGTGCGGCGCGCGGCCCCCGGCGGCTTCCTGAGCctcgcgggcgcgggcgcgggcccgGTGCGCCGCTTCTCGCAGGCCGACGTGGACGCGGGCCGCCTGGCCTTCGTGGCCAACGGCAGCAGCGTGGCGGGCGTGCTGCAGCTGAGCGCGTGGGCCGGCGCCAGCCCGCGCGTGCCCGTGGCGCTGGCCGTGGACGTGCTGCCCGCCGCCATCGAGGTGCAGCTGCGCGCGCCCCTGGAGGTGCCCCAGGCGCTGGGGCGCTGCGCGCTCGGGCCGCGGCAGCTGCGCGTCGTGTCGGACCGCGCCGAGCCCGAGGCCGCCTACCGCGTGACCCGGGCGCCGCGCTTCGGGCAGCTCCTGGTGGCGGGCAGGCCGGCCGGCGCCTTCAGCCAGCGGCAGGTGGACCGCGGCGACGTGGAGTTCGCCTTCACCGACCTGTCCTCCCCGCGCGACCGCTTCGCCGTCCTGGCCCACGCGCGGGGCGCCAACGCCACGGCCACGGTGGACGTCACGGTCGCGGCGCTGCTGCGGGTCGGGCCCCGGGGGCCGTGGCCGCAGGGCGCCACCCTGCGCCTGGACCCGGCCGTCCTGGACGCCGCCGAGCTGGCCAACCGCACGGGCGGGGAGCCGCGCTTCCGCCTGCTGGCCGGGCCCCGGCTGGGCCGCCTGGTGCGCGTGGCCCGCGCGGGGCCGGAGCCCGTGGAGCAGTTCACGCAGCGGGACCTGGAGGGCGGGaggctggggctgcagctgggccgcgcccccggccccACGGGCGACAGCCTCACGCTGGAGCTGTGGGCGCCCGGCGTCCCCCCGGCCGTGGCCTCCCTGGACTTCCACACCGAGCCCTACGACGCGGCGCGCCCCTACGGCGTGGCCCTGCTCAGCCTCCCCGAGGAAGCCGGGGCACCCGACAGCGGCGCCCCGGCCACGGGCCAGCCGGGCGCGCCaggccccagccccgggcccacCGCGGCCAGCGGCGGCTTCCTGGGCCTCCTGGAGGCCAACATGTTCAGCATCATCATCCCCGTGTGCCTGGTCCTCCTGCTCCTGGCCCTGCTCCTGCCGCTGCTCTTCTACCTGCGCAAGCGGAACAAGACGGGCAAGCACGACGTCCAGGTGCTGACCGCCAAGCCCCGCAACGGCCTGGCCGGCGACACGGAGACCTTCCGCAAGGTGGAGCCGGGCCACGCCATCCCGCTCACGGCCGTGCCCGGCCAGGGGCCCCCGCCCGGCGGCCAGCCCGACCCAGAGCTGCTGCAGTACTGTCGGACACCCAACCCCGCCCTCAAAAACGGCCAGTACTGGGTGTGA